The Xanthomonas sp. DAR 80977 nucleotide sequence AGGTCGCCACGGATCACCACCTGCGCGCCGATCAAGGTATCGACCACGGTCTGGCCGCTGTTGCGACCGTTCTTGCTTCCGAACATAAGCTGCCTATTCCCCTTTGCCGTTGCCGGCCAGTGTCCAATCGAAACTCTGGGTGACCGGCGCCCCTCCGCCGGACAGCGATACTCGCACCCGTTGCGGGGTGAAGTCCTTGGGCAGGATCACGCTGCCGTCCAACTGCTGGAAATAACGGAACGAATACTCCTGGCCGGGCACGCCGGTCTTCTGGTGCAGTTCGTCCCAGCCCACGCTGGCCAGCTTGCCGCCGCGCACGCCTTCCACCGCCAGGCGCATCTGTCCCTGGCTGATCGCGCCGCGGTTGAGGTTCTGGGTCAGCACCACGTTGTAGTGCCAGGTGCCGCCGGCCTCGGCCGAGAACTCCGCCGAATGCACGGTCAGGCCCTTGCGCTGGCTGGTGGCGCCGACCAGGCGCTCGTAGAAGGCCACGTCGGCGCGCAGCCCGGCGATCTCCTCGTCGCGCTCGGCCAGCGAACCCTGCACTTCGTTGTTGGCGGCGCGGCTGATCTGGTCCGAGCGCGCCAGCGTGGCCTGGCGCTGGTTCAGCGTGTCGATCTGCCGCTGCTGCGCCTGCAGCTTGCTCTCGGCGTCGCGCAACTGGGTCCTGACCGCGCCCAGCTGCGGCGCGGCCTGGCGGCTGGCCAGCAGCCAGGTCCCGCCCAGCGACAGCAGCCAGAGGATGGCGACCAGCAGCCACAGGCCACGGCCGCGCGGCGGCGCGGCGCCGTTGGGGACGATCTGGAAACGGGGGACGGGTCGGTTCATCGTTGCAGCCGCGCCACCGAGGCGGCAGCGGCGTCGATCCTCGCGGGGGGGCGGCCGGCCCGGTAGTGTAAGCCACGCGCCGCGGCGCACCGTTACAGGCGCCGCCGGCGCGCATGCTGGCCTTCGCCGCACGCTTGGCCGATAGTGGCCGCCACCCGCGCATCTGCAGGAGAGCGCCCCGCCATGACCGACGCCCACCTCTTCGCAATCGGCATCCTGCTGGCCTGGCTGGCCGGCATCCGCGTCTACCTGACCGTGTTCGGGATCGGCGTGGCCGGCCTGCTCGGCTGGCTGCACCTGCCGCCGGCGCTGCAGGCGACCGAGTCGTGGTGGGTGCTCGGCACCTCCGGCGCACTGGCGCTGGCCGAGTTCTTCGCCGACAAGATTCCCGGCGTGGACTCGGTATGGGACCTGTTTCAGACCCTGACCCGGATCCCGGCCGGCGCGTTCCTGGCCGCGGCCACGCTGTCCCAGGACGGGCAGCTGGGCGCCGGCGCGCTGGCCACCGGCGCCGGCGTCGCGCTCGCCAGCCATGCGCTGAAGGCCGGTTCGCGCGCCTTGCTGAACACCTCGCCGGAACCGGCCAGCAACTGGATCGCCTCGTTGACCGAGGATTCGGTGGTGCTGGCCACGCTCGCGCTGGCGCTGGTGCATCCGTGGCTGGCGCTGGCCGTATTGCTGGGAGCGAGCGTGCTGGGCGCGCTGCTGGTGTGGTGGGTGTGGCGCACGCTATGGCGTGGCGTGCGCCGCCTGCTGGCGCCGCCCGCGGACGCCGTCGTCGCCAGGCCGAGCCGAGATGGCTCCCTGTCTTCGTGAACTTCATCGCATAATTGAGCGCGCACCAGGATAAAGACGCGATGGCCGCAAGAGACACCGCTCCGCTTTCCAGCCGCGACGAAGCGCGTTCGCGCAACGTCCGTGCCGAGACCCCGCCGCCGCACTACTGGCGGCGCTGGGCCGCCGACGCCGCACCCGACGCGCCAGCGCCGGCGCCCGCCCTGGCGCCGAGCGCGGAAGACGGCGCGGCATCCGCCGCCCCCGCTCCCAGCCACCAGGCCACTGCCGCTGCCGCTGCCGCTGCCGCGCCGGGCGCGGCCAGCGACGGCGCCGCGCCGCCGCAGCCGCTGGACGCGCCGTACCGGATCCTGATCGTCGAGGACGACCGCTCGCAGGCCCTGTTCGCGCAGAGCGTGCTGCACGGCGCCGGCATGCAGGCGCAGGTGGAGATGCAGGCCGAAGGCGTGCAGCAGGCGATCGCCGACTACCGCCCCGACCTGATCCTGATGGACCTGCACATGCCCGGCCTGGACGGCATGCGCCTGACCGCGCTGATCCGCCAGCAGCCGCAGCACCAGTTGCTGCCGATCGTGTTCCTGACCGGCGACCCGGATCCGGAGCTGCAATACGAAGTGCTCGACAGCGGCGCCGACGATTTCCTGACCAAGCCGATCCGGCCGCGGCACCTCATCGCCGCGGTCTCCAACCGCATCCGCCGCGCGCGCCAGCAGGCGCAGCAGAGCGCCAGCGACAGCGCGCCGCTGAACAACCCCGAGACCGGCCTGCCGACCCGCAGCCACGTGCTGCAGCTGCTCGGCGAGTCGCTGCGCCTGCGCAGCGGCGGCGGCCTGTTCTTCATCGAGATCGCCAGCGCGCTGGGCCTGCGCGAGCGCTACGGCTATGCCGCGTTCGAGCGCCTGATGACCCAGGCCGGGCGCCGCCTGGCCAGCGTCACCGCGCCGCAGCCGCTGGCCCGGCTCAACGACAACAGCTTCCTGCTGCTGGCCCAGGACAGCGACCTGGACGCGCTGCGGCAGCGCGCGCAGGCCTTGCGCGACGCCCTGGCCAGCCACGCCTTCCCGCTGCGCGAGGACGAGTCGGTGCACCTGCGCTGCGCGATCGGCTATGCCGATTTGGCGCAAGGCTTCGAGGATGCCGGCAGCGCGCTGGAAGCGGTCGAGCGCACCGCGCTGCAGGCGCGCCTGCACCCGCAGGGCGTGGCCGCGTACGCGCCGCCGCGCGAGGAAGAGGACCTGGGCCGCATCGCGATGTTCGAAGGCCAGCTGGAGCCGGCCTACCAGCCGATCGTCGCCGTCGCCGGCGGCGATACCGCGCAGTACCAGGTGCTGCTGCGCCTGCGCCAGCGCGACGGCACCCTGCTGTCGGCCGGGCAGGTGCTGCCCGCGGCCGAGGCCGGCGGGCGCATCGCCGACCTCGACCAGCAGGTGCTGGACCACGCGCTCGGCCTGCTGCACCTGTACCAGCATGCGCTGCCGCCGCTGCGCCTGTTCGTGTCGCAATCCTCGCGCACGCTGGCACGCGGCGCCTTCGCCGACTGGCTGGTCGAGGCGATCGGCCGCCGTGGCGTCACCGGCACCTCGCTGGTGATCGACCTGCGCCTGGACGACGCGCTGATCCACACGGTGACGCTGCAGCAGTTCTGCGCCCGGCTGATGCCGCTGGGCGTGCAGTTCTGCCTCAGCCAGTTCGAACCCGGCGCCGAGGCCGAGGCGCTGCTCGGCCAGCTGCCGCTGGGCTACCTGCGCCTGTCCGCGCGCTTCGCCAGCGCGCACACCGATGCCGGGCTGCGCGACCAGCTGCGCGCCGCGATCGACCTGGCGCACCGCGCCGGGCTGCTGATCATCGGCCAGCAGATCGAGGAAGCGCAGGCGGCCGCGGCGATGTGGATGGGCGGGGTCGATTTCATCCAGGGCAACCTGGTGCAGTCGGTCGGCGACGAACTGAACTTCGACTTCCAGAACGCGGTGCTGTAGCGATGCCCGCACGCCGGCGCCGGCCCCTGCCGTGGCTGGCCGCGCTGAGCGCGGCGATCGCGGCCGCCGGCGCGCTGCTGGCGGTGCCGGCGCTGGCCCCGCCACCGCCCTGGCAGTTGCTGGCCCCACTCTGCATCGGCAGCGCCGCGCTGCTGGCGGTCGCAGCCGGCTGGCGCGCGCGGCAGCAGGCCGGCGCGCTGGATGCGGCGCTGGCGCGCGCGGCGCTGGCCGAGTCCGAACGCGACGCGCTGCAGCGCGACGTGCACCTGCGCGAGCGGCTGGAACGGGAACTGGTGCAGGCCAAGCAGGCGGCCGAGGCCGCGGCGATGGCCAAGGGCGAATTCCTGGCCACCATGAGCCACGAGATCCGCACCCCGCTCAACGGCATCATCCCGATGCTGGAACTGATCGCGCGCGGCCAGCTCGGCACCGAGCAGCGCGAGATGCTGCGCGCCGCCAACGATTCCTCGCTGCAACTGCTGCGCATCGTCGACGACATCCTCGACTACTCCAAGCTGGAAGCGAACCGGCTGGAGCTGGAGATCACCACGTTCAACCTGCGCGAGCTGCTCGAGGGCGTGCTGCAGCTGATGCAACGCTCGGCCGAGGCCAAGGGCCTGCGCATGGCGCTGCACCTGGATCCGGCGGTGCGCCTGCCGGTGCGCGGCGACCCGGTGCGGCTGCGGCAGGTGCTGAGCAACCTGATCGGCAACGCGATCAAGTTCACCGCACGCGGCAGCGTGGAACTGCGCGTGCGCCGCCTCGGCGAGACCCCGGCGCAGCACCTGCTGCGGCTGGAGGTGCGCGACACCGGCATCGGCATCAGCGCCGAGCAGCAGGAACGGCTGTTCCGCTCCTTCACCCAGGCCGACGCCTCCACCACCCGCCTGTACGGCGGCACCGGCCTGGGCCTGGCGATCTGCAAGCGCATCGTCGACCTGATGGGCGGGCGCATCGGCGTGGAATCGGGCAGCGACCAGGGCGCCACGTTCTGGTTCGAGATCCCGCTGCTGAAGGTGATCGGCGACCTGCCGCAGCTCCAGGGCGGCCTGCCGCGGCTGCACGCGCTGCTGGTCGGCGCCGACCTGCGCCTGTACCAGCGCCTGAAAGGGCTGCTGCCGAACTGGGGCGTGCAGCTGAGCAAGGTCGACTCGACCCAGGAAGCGCTGGAGCGGCTGCGCGCCGGCGGTGCCGCGCGCCCGCCCTACGACCTGGTGATCGGCGACCTGGACGGCCTGCGCCAGAGCGCACGCGCGCTGCAGCGCGCGGTGGGGCGCTTGCCGGCGCCGCACGGGCTGCGCCTGATCTGGCTGTACGGGGAAGTGGAGATCCCCGACGAGATCCGCGCGCACGGCGCGCTGCTGTCGCGGCAGGCGGCCGACCTGGACCTGCGCGGCATGCTGGCGCTGGCGCCGGCGGCGGGGTCCGCGCCCCTTGCCGCACTGCTCTCGCCCGAGTCCGAACCCGACCCCATCGCCGAGTCCGCGCCGACATCGGCGCCGGCTGGCGAACCGGCGCTGGATGCCGCGACCGCCCCCGCCTCGCCGCCCGCCGACTACCGCCTGCTGCTGGTCGAGGACAACCCGGTCAACCTGCTGGTCGCGCAGAAGCTGCTCGACGTGCTCGGCTACCGTAGCGACAGCGCCGCCGACGGCGCCGCCGCGCTGGCGCAACTGGCCGCGCAACGCTACGACCTGGTGTTGATGGACTGCCAGATGCCGGTGCTGGACGGCTATGCCGCCACCCGCCAATGGCGCCAGTCCGAAGCGGCGGACGCACGGCCGCGGCTACCGATCGTGGCGATGACCGCCAACGCGATGGCCGGCGACCGCCAGCGCTGCCTGGAGGCCGGCATGGACGACTACCTGTCCAAGCCGGTCAACCGCGAACAGCTGGCGGAATGCCTGCAACGCTGGCTGCCGCACCGCGCCGCCGATGCCGCGCCGGCCGCCGCCGCCGCGATCCAGTTGGCTACCGATGCGGATGCGGTGGAGATCCCGCCAGTGCCAGTGCCAGTGCCAGTTTCAGTTCCAGTGCCGATGCCGCCATCTGCGCACGTCGCGGCAACGCCCGTCGCCATCGTCGCCGATGCGGCGCCGATGCTGCCGCCGACGCCGCTGCCGGTGCTGGACATCGCCGTGCTCGACGAATTGCGCGAACTCGCCGGCAGCGCCACCACCGCGCAGATCGTCGAACTGTTCCTGGGCGATGCGCCGCAGCTGATCCAGCGCCTGGAGCAGGCCGCCGCGATCCCGCAGCTGGACCCGCTGCGCGACGCGGCGCATACGTTGAAGTCCTCGGCCGCCAACGTCGGCGCGCTGGCGCTGTCGGCCGCGGCCGCGCGCATCGAGGCCGGCGTGCGCGCCCACCAGCTGGAGCGCCCCGCGGTCGCGGTGGCGCTGGTCATCGCCGAATTCGCGCGGGCGCGGCTGGCCCTGAAGGGCTATCGCAATACCTTGCACGATGCCGCCGAGAGCGCGGCCTCGTAGGCAATCCGTTACCCCCATGTAGGAGCGGCTTCAGCCGCGACAGGTCCTATCGGAAAGCGTCTGTCGCGGCTGAAACCGCTCCTACAAGGGCCAGCATCCGGAGCGAAGCGTCCGCAGCGATGGGGTCGCCCCGCGCGCCTGCCCGGCGTCGGACGCGGCAGTGCCGTCAGCGCGGGCCACGCCGCGGCAATGCGCAGCGCCTGCCCACAGGCGCCGGCAGCAGCGCCGCTCAGTCCTCGAGCTTGGTCAGCAGGTAGTTCGGCTCGCCGATGCGGCCGATCAGGTCGAGCTGGGTTTCCAGCCAATCGATGTGCTCTTCCTCCGACTCCAGGATGTCGGCCAGCAGCTGGCGGCTGACGTAGTCCTGGATCGACTCGGCGTAGGCGATGCCTTCGCGCAAGGTGGTGGTGCCGTCCTGCTCCAGGGCCAGGTCGCACTCGAGGATTTCCCTCGGGTTCTCGCCGATGCGCAGCTTGCCCAGCGCCTGGAAGTTGGGCAGCCCCTCGAGAAACAGGATGCGGTCCGCCAGCTTGTCGGCGTGCTTCATCTCGTCGATCGATTCCTTGTACTCGTGTTCGGCCAGTTCCTTCAGCCCCCAGTTCTTCAGCATCTTGGCGTGCAGGAAGTACTGGTTGATCGCGGTCAACTCGTTGTAGAGGACCTTGTTGAGGAACTCGATGACCTTGCTGTCGCCCTTCATCGCAGTGCTCGCCCATGCGTGGAAAGCGCAGACTTTAGCGAATCGGCCGCAGCCGTGAAGGAACGCGAATCGTGATCATCCCGCTGCGCATCCGCGCCGCGGGAACGCGCCTTCAGGCGGCGCGGGCCAGGCCGCCCAGCACGGGCAGTGGCAGGTCGCGCAGCAGCGCGCGTTCCAGCAGGTCGCCGGCCATGTCCAGGCAGGAACCGCAGGTGGCACCGCAGCCGGTGCGCATGGTCAGCTCGGACACGGTGCGGCAGCCGGCGGCGGCGGCTTCGCGGATGTGGCGATCGGTGACCCCATTGCAGATGCAGACGTACACGATGGCGTTGGCGGCAGGCGGCGCGGACTGCACCTGCCGCCATTCAACCCAAAGTGAGAATGGTTGTCAATTCCGCCCGTTAATCGTTATTAATACGGGCCGCCCACGGCCCGCCACGCTTGCGCGGGCGCTTGCGCGGCCGCTCGTGGCCGGCGTTGTTGCCGGGCATCCACGCTTCCTGCGCCAGGGTCGGCATGGCACGGATCCCCGGCCCGGCGATGCTCTGCGCCAACGGCGCCAGGTGGCGCAGCGCGCGCGCGTAGACGCCGCGCTTGAACAGCACCACGTGCTCCACCGGATACCAGAAGTCGACCCAGCGCCAATGGTCGAATTCCGGGGTCTCGGTCAGCTCCAGGTTCAACTGGCTCTCGTCGCACTGCATGCGCAGCAGGAACCAGACCTGCTTCTGGCCGATGCACACCTGGCGTTCGTTGCGGCGGATGGCGCGGCTGGGCAGCCGATAGCGCAGCCAGCCAGGCGTCGCCCCGAGCACTTCGACGTGCTCGGGCAACAGCCCGGTCTCTTCACGCAACTCGCGGTACATGGCCTCGACCGGGGTCTCGTCGGTATTCATGCCGCCTTGCGGGAACTGCCAGCCATCCCGGCGCACACGACGTGCCCAGAACACCTGACCATCCGGCCGCATCAGCACGATGCCCACGTTCGGTCGATAGCCGTCCGGATCGATCACGATGCGGACTCCTGAAAAATCTACTGGCTCCGACTCTGCCATGGCTGCGCCCGGCCCACAAGCGCGGCAAAAACCCGTTGACAGCTGCCTGATTTGCTATAAGAATTGGCGGTTCACCAAGGCTATGTAGCTCAGCCGGTTAGAGCACAGCACTCATAATGCTGGGGTCGGTGGTTCGAGTCCACCCATAGCCACCATTGGTGTCCACGCCGAAGGCGTGCGATAATTGCGATCTGCGACATTGCCCCGTCGCCAAGCGGTAAGGCACCTGACTCTGACTCAGGCATTCGGTGGTTCGAATCCATCCGGGGCAGCCAAACAAAAAAGAAAGGCCGATCTTTGATCGGCCTTTCTTTTTTGTTTGGCGCGGGGTTTGCGCAGGCGCTACGCGCCTGCGCCCCGCACCTTGCTGCGCAAGATGCGGGCCCCAGCCCTTCCGCCCCACATCCCCGCGCCTGTCGGCGCGCCCCCTTGGACTCCAAGGGGGCTTTTCACCAGACACTTTGATGCAGGCTGGAGGTAAAGCCTTGACCTGCGGGCAGGCCGCGCTCGACGGCCAACGCTACTGAATGACGCATTGCCCTGGGCACAGCGATCGAACGCGCGCGATCAGCAGCAGCCACCATTGCTTGGCTCCGCCATTTCGATGACCTGCCGGTCACCGTGGCACAGACCCAAACTCCGAAACGACAAAAGCCCGGCCGGAGCCGGGCTTTTGCGTGTTTCCCAGGGGAATCCCGAAGGATTCCACGCCAGGCGCGGTGGATCAGCGCTTGGAGAACTGGGTCGCGCGGCGGGCCTTGTGCAGACCGACCTTCTTGCGCTCGACTTCGCGGGCGTCGCGGGTCATGAAGCCGGCCTTGCGCAGCTCGGACTTCAGGGTTTCGTCGTACTCGACCAGCGCGCGGGCGATGCCCAGACGGATCGCACCGGCCTGGCCGGTGGTGCCGCCGCCGGCGGCGGTGACGAAGATGTCGAAGCTCTCGGTGTTCTTGGTCAGCTCCAGCGGCTGGCGCACGATCATGCGCGCGGTCTCACGGCCGAAGAACTCGTCCAGCGGACGGTTGTTGACGGTGATGTTGCCGGTACCCTTGCGCAGGAACACGCGGGCGGTGGAGGACTTGCGGCGGCCGGTGCCGTAGTTTTGCGTGATCGCCATGATTAGATATCCAGAACTTGCGGCTGCTGGGCGGTATGCGGATGCTCGGAGCCCTTGTAGACCTTGAGCTTGCGGTACATGGCGCGACCCAGCGGACCCTTCGGCAGCATGCCCTTGACCGCGATCTCGATGACGCGCTCGGGGTGACGCTCCAGCGCCTGCGCCAAGGTCTCGGTCTTCAGGTTGCCGATGTAGCCGGTGAAGCGGTGGTACTTCTTGTCGTTGAGCTTGTTGCCGGTGACCGTGATCTTCTCGGCGTTGATCACCACCAGGTAATCGCCGGTATCGACGTGCGGGGTATAGACCGGCTTGTGCTTGCCGCGCAGACGGCGGGCCAATTCGGTGGAAAGCCGGCCCAGCGTTTTGCCGGCGGCGTCGACGAGATACCAGTCGCGCTGGACGGTCTCGGACTTAGCGGTGAAGGTGCTCATTGGAAGACTCGGTTGGTCGGGCGGATTCCGGCAGCACGCTGCCTGAACTTTGCCACGCGTTGTGAATTGCAAAAACGCAAGAGGCGAAATTCTACGCGGCCGCGGCGCCGCATGCAAGCCCACCCGGTCCGTGCCGCCACGGCCGGCCGGCGCGCTTGGCATTGTGGCGACCCGAGGGGAAAATCGAATGCCCCCACCGACCCCGGCCCCTCGATGACGGCTCCCCGCCTGCAGTCCCCGCTCGACCGCGCCCTGGTCGAAGCCCAGCGCGCCCTGGAGACGGTGTTCGGCAATCCGCCGGCGCAGCGCCCCTACCCGGCCGCGGCGACCGCCGACGTGGTGCTGGCGCCGGACGAACGCCGGCACGCCGCCGGGCTGATGCGCATCAATCACGTCGGCGAGGTCTGCGCGCAGGGCCTGTATTTCGGCCAGGCCGCGGTCGCGCGCGATCCGGCCACCCGCGCGCACCTGCTGGAGGCGGCGCAGGAAGAAACCGACCATCTGGCCTGGTGCGCGGCGCGGCTGCGCGAGTTGGACAGCCGCCCGAGCCTGTTCAATCCGGTCTGGTACGCCGGCAGCTATGCCATCGGCACCCTGGCCGGACTGCGCGGCGACGGCTGGAACCTGGGCTTCGTGGTGGAGACCGAGCGCCAGGTCGAGGCGCACCTGGACGAGCACCTGCAGACGCTGCCGCCGGCCGACCTGCGCAGCCGCGACGTCCTGAAGGTGATGAAGGCCGACGAGGCGCGCCATGCCGAGCACGCCGAACAGGCCGGCGCGCGGCGCCTGCCGGCGCCGATCCCGAGCCTGATGGCGGCGGCCTCGCGGCTGATGAAGGCGGTCGCCTACCGGCTGTGAGCGCGCCGCTTGCGCCGGCGCCGCGCGGCACCGCGCTGGCGTCGGGGTGGCATTCGGGTTAAAGTGAACAAATGCTGACTGATTCCACGTCGGCCCTCCTGTTCCAGCGACCGGCGGCTCCAACCCGGTACCGCCTGCATCCGATCCACCACGGCGCCCGGCCATGCCGCTTGCGCCCGCTTGCCCGACCGATATGCCTGCACGCGCCACCCAGCTTCCCTCGCCACTGACCCGCTGGCTCTCGCGCCTGCTGTTCGCCGGGCTGTTCGCGCTCGGCGGCGGCGCGCTGCTGTACCACCTGCTCGGCGACTACCGCCATGCCAGCGCGATCCTGCGCGACCATTCGGTGGCGACGGTGCCGGTGATCGCCGACGGCGCCTTCGGCGTGCATGCCGAGCCGCTGGTGCACTACCGCTTCCACTATGTGTTCGAGAGCAAGGGCCGGCTGCACCGCGGCGCCTTCGAGGCCAGCGGCGCCGAGGCCGGGGCGTTGCTGCTGGATGGCGCGACCGTGGAGATCGCCTACGCCAACGCCGATCCGTCGCGCTTCGGCCGCCTCGACCAGCTGCAGCACGCCGGCAACCTCGGCGGCGTGCTGACCCGCCTGGCGATCGCGCTGTCGATCGCCGCGCTGCTGGCCGCGGCCGCGCACCAGGTGCTGATCGGGCGCGTGCTGCGCCCGCGCCGCGCCGCCGCGGTCTGAGCGTACGGGCAAGAGCGCCGGCCTGTCGCCCGCGCCGGATGCGGTGACGACGGCGCACCAGGCGAACCGCTACATGGATTCGCCCGATCCTCTTATCTATTGATGCGCACCGCCGCGCAGCCTGGCAGCGCCCTCGCCGACGGCATTCGACGCCCTTTCACGCTCCGGACCCGGCAGCGCTCAGGACTGGACCAGCTTCAGCCCGATCACGCCGGCCACGATCAGGCCGATGCAGGCCAGCCGCGCCGGCGAGGCGCTGTCGCCGAACAGCGCGATGCCCAGTGCGGCGGTGCCCAGCGCACCGATCCCGGTCCAGATCGCATAGGCCGTTCCCAGCGGGATGTGCTTCAGGGCCTGGGTCAGCAGCCACAGGCTGATGCCGGCGCCGGCCAGGGTGCCCAGGGTCGGCCACAGCCGGGTGAAGCCTTCGCTGTACTTGAGGCCGAGCGCGAAGCCGATTTCGAACAGGCCGGCGAGCAGCAGGTAGATCCATGGCATTGTCTGTCTCCGTAGACAAATAAAAACAAAAACGGCCCGATGTCTGCACATCGGGCCGCCGTCGGCAGGGGTCGCAGCGCAAACGCCGCGGGGCGGGCCGTCCCGCCGAATGTGACGTGCTACTCGGCCAGATTGCGACCGTGGAACAGCTCCTCGATCTCGCGCTTGAGCAGCGCCTCGATGCGCATGCGCTCCTTGAACGACAGGTTCTTGGCCTTTTCCTCGAACAGGTACTGGTCCAGGTCGAAGTCCTTCAGGTGCATCTTGGTGTGGAAGATGTTCTCCTGGTAGACGTTGACGTCGAACATCTCGTAGCGGGCCTTGATGTTCTTGGCCAGGAAGTTCTGGATCGAATTGATCTTGTGGTCGATGTAGTGCTTCTTGCCCTTCACGTCGCGGGTGAAGCCGCGGATGCGGTAATCCATGATCACGATGTCCGATTCCAGCCGCTCGATCAGGTAGTTGAGCGCTTTCAGCGGCGAGATCACCCCGCAGGTGGCGACGTCGATGTCCGCGCGGAAGGTCGCGATGCCGTGCTGCGGATGGGTTTCCGGGTAGGTATGGACGGTGATGTGGCTCTTGTCCATGTGCGCGACCACCGCGTCGGAGATGATCTCCTTGCCGGCCGCCTTCTTGTCGATCACCGGCTCTTCGGAGATCAGGATGGTCACCGAGGCGCCCTGCGGATCGTAGTCCTGGCGCGCGATGTTGAGGATGTTGGCGCCGATGATCTCGGCCACATCGGTGAGGATCTCGGTCAGGCGGTCGGCGTCGTACTGCTCGTCGATGTACTCGATGTAGCGCTGGCGCTCCTCTTCGGAAACCGCGTAGCAGACGTCGTAGATGTTGAAGCTCAACGCCTTGGTGAGGTTGTTGAAACCTTGCAGCCTCAGGCGAGGCAACGGCTTGACCAC carries:
- the speD gene encoding adenosylmethionine decarboxylase, whose protein sequence is MVKPLPRLRLQGFNNLTKALSFNIYDVCYAVSEEERQRYIEYIDEQYDADRLTEILTDVAEIIGANILNIARQDYDPQGASVTILISEEPVIDKKAAGKEIISDAVVAHMDKSHITVHTYPETHPQHGIATFRADIDVATCGVISPLKALNYLIERLESDIVIMDYRIRGFTRDVKGKKHYIDHKINSIQNFLAKNIKARYEMFDVNVYQENIFHTKMHLKDFDLDQYLFEEKAKNLSFKERMRIEALLKREIEELFHGRNLAE